ATAGTAAAAAAAATCTACGATTTCTTAAAAAACAAAAACTTATTGTAAAAATAATATATAATACCACCGACATAATATTTTAAAATCAATACATACACTTTTTACTATGCAATATTTAAAACAATTCATATAACTTAATGTAACTTTTAAAACTATATTCAGACTCGTTAAAGTTTTTTAAAACTAAATTAAAAAAACAACATAAAATCAAACCCGGGGTTGTACCGGGTCTTTATAAATATTTGTTAATTATAAATTAAAAATATTAACGTTTTGAAAACTGCGGTCGTTTTCTTGCCTTACGAAATCCTACTTTTTTGCGCTCTACTTGTCTAGAATCCCGAGTAATAAAACCAAGTTTTCGTAATTCATTGCGAAAAGATGAATCATATTTTATTAATGCACGAGAAATTCCGTGACGAATAGCACCTACTTGTCCTGAAATACCACCACCTTTTACTGTAATATATAAATCACATTTCTTGGACATATTCACAAATTCTATCGGTTGCAAAATTATCAAACGCGCAGTTCTTCTACTAAAATAATTATTTAATTTACGATTATTAATCGTAATATTTCCAGTTCCAGTTTTTAAAAATACACGAGCAGAAGAACTCTTTCTTCTGCCAGTACCATATTGATACATATTTTCCATATTTATTCCTAATTAAATATTCAAAATCTTTGGATTTTGCGCTGAATGATTATGGTTGTCGTTAGCGTATACTTTCAATTTTTTAAACATAGAACGACCTAACGGTCCTTTTGGAAGCATCCCTCTAACTGCAATTTCAATTATTCTCTCAGGATAACGATGTAACATATCCTTAAATGCTATTTTTTTTAATCCTCCAACATATCCTGTATGATGATAATAAAATTTATCAGTACATTTTTTTCCCGTAACCTTAATGTTTTTAGCGTTAATCACTATTAAATAATCACCAATATCAACATGCGGGGTATATTCAACTTTATGTTTACCACGTAATCTAGATGCAATATTTGTTGCTAATCGACCTAATATTTTCCCTGTAGCATCAATGCAATACCACATTTTTTTGAAATCATTAGATTTAGCAGAAAAACTTTTTATATACATTTTTATTCCTATGGATTTTAATTACAAATTAAATTTATTTTTTTGAAATATTATAAGTTGTAATTTAATAATGTTATTATGTTATATCATTTCATTGTAGACAATTAAAATTCTTAATTTTAATTAGAAATGTTTTAAAATACTTAAGATGTAAAAATAATACAAAAATGTATATAAATTTATATTATTTAACATATTATATTTATTTACTCGTAACTTAATATATTTACAAAATTCTATACTTTTTATCATTAAATGTTTATTTAAATTATATTAAATTTAATATATACATAAAAAAAAATAAAATATTTATAATAAACATATTAAAATATTTAAAAGGCAGTAAAACATGACATTAAAAAATGCTTTACTAGCATTCAGAAACGCCATTAATATTTTAGATAAAAATTTAATTAATCTTTTGGCAAAACGTAAACAACTATCCTTAAATATAGCCCATACCAAAGTCAAAAATAACTATCCAGTGAGAGATATTGAACGAGAACAAATGTTATTGAAAAATCTTACAATATTAGGAGAAAAACATTTTCTTAATAAAAAATATATTGAAAGTTTATTTTCAATTATTCTTGAAGATTCAGTATTGACTCAAAAAAAATGGATAAAAAAATATAACCTAAACAAGTATAAATTGGAAAAAATCTCATTTTTAGGTTCTTTTGGATCTTATTCGCACCTAGCAGCACAAAAATATGCTAAAAAACATTCAAAAATATTAACTGACAAGATCTATAAAAATTTTTCTGATGTAATTACTTCAGTCGAACAGCAGCAATCAACTTATGCTATTTTACCAATTGAAAATCAATCTTCTGGATTAATTATAGAAGTATATAAGTTGTTACAAAAAACCCCTTTGTTCATAATTGGAAATATTTACATTCATGCAAACCATTGTTTATTAGCAAAAAAATATACTCCAATACTTAAAATACAAAAAATTTACAGTCATATACAACCATTTAAACAATGTAGCAAATTTATCAGCCTTTTTCCCAACTGGAAATTAAGCAATACTACTAGTACATCAGAAGCTATACAACATGTTGCAAAAGAAAATGATAACACTATAGCCGCATTAGGAAATGAATCTTATGGTGAATTAAATAAATTAGAAGTTATAGCAAAAAACATTTCAAATAAACGTAATAACATTACTCAATTTATTATACTAGCACAAAAAAAAACATATATAACAAACAAAAAAACTCATTTAAAAACAATAATACTGATTTCAAAAAAAAATGAAAATTGCGAAAAAATAATACGAAATATACTTCATAAAAATAAAATTACTTTATTAAAATTAAAATATTATGTCACATCTAAAGTTCTTCTAGAAAAAATATTTTTTATTGAAATAGAAAATATCTATTGTATAAAACATATTCTAAAACAATTTACTATAGAAATTAAATGTATAAAAATATTAGGGTGTTTTTAAAAAAAAAGTTAGTGTCTGCGATACTAAAAATTAAAATATAATCAAAATGCTCTATTTTCTCCATTTTTATGAGAAATAGAGCAAAAAAATTTATTTTTGTATCAAAATAATATTTGATAAAAATTTTAAAATTTATATAATAACCAATTTATTTAATACCTTATAATTTTTTTATGTGATCGAAAACATAATTACGAATAACAATTTTAATATAAAGTCTATCTAATACCGGAGCGAACATTATGTTTAATAATCTAACACAACGTTTTTTAAAAATTATTAAAAAAATATCTAATAAAGGAAGATTAACCGAAAAAAATATTAAAGAAACATTACGCGAAATAAGAATAGCTCTATTAGAAGCTGATGTAGCATTACCTGTCGTAAAAAACTTTATACCATCAATACAAAAAAGCGTAATCGGAAATCAAGTAAACAAAAGTCTTACTCCTGGACAAGAATTAATTAAAATAGTTAAAAAAGAATTAACTTTAATATTAGGAAAAGAAAATCATTCTTTAAACTTATCTGTTACTCCTCCAGCAATAATATTAATGATTGGTTTGCAAGGATCTGGGAAAACTACTACAACAGCTAAATTAGGACAATTAATCAGAACAAAATATAAAAAAAAGGTAATAGTCACTTCGATTGATATATATAGATTAGCCGCAATAAAACAATTAAAAATGCTATCAAAACAAGCAAAAATAAGCTTTTTTCCATCTAATAATACACAAAGTCCAAAAGATATTGTTCAACATGCTATACAACATGCAAAATTAAAATTTTATGATGTCCTATTAATAGACACAGCAGGAAGATTACAAATTGACAAAAAAATGATGAACGAATTACTAGATGTTTATAACATTAGTCATCCAATTGAAACATTTTTTGTAGCCGATGCAATGTTTGGTCAAGATTCAATAAACGTAATTAATGAATTTAATAAATACTTGCCTGTTTCCAGTTTCATCATAACTAAAACAGATAGCGATACTAGAGCTGGAATAATTTTATCCATAAAATATTTAACTAAAAAACCAATTAAATTTATAGGAACAGGAGAAAAACTAGAAGAATTAGAACTATTTTATCCTGATAGAATTGCATCACGAATTTTAGGCATGGGAGATATGCTATCTTTAATAGAAAACATAGAAAATAAAATTGATAAAAAACATATTAAAAAATTTTCAAATACAATCAAAAAATATAACACATTTAATTTTAATGACATGTTATTGCATATCAATCAAATAAAAAAAATTGGAGGAGTTAACTCAATACTCGGAAAATTACCTAAAACACAAACAATATTTAATTCTTTCCAAAATAACATAGATGAAAACATATTATTAAAAATGAAAACCATCATTAATTCTATGACAATTTCTGAAAGACATCAACCTGAACTAATTAAAGGATCACGAAAACGACGCATCTCTCTTGGATCCGGGATACCAATACCAGAAATTAACCAATTATTAAAACAATTTAACAACATAAAAAAAATTATGAAAACTATTAAAAAAGGCGGGGTAACTAAAATAATGCAAGGAATAAACAATATTATTAAAAACAAATTTTAAAAAAAAACATTATATCACGTTAGAAAATATTATTATTTTAATATATAATACCTTCAAGACAATCAAAAAGTGTATTATTTTCGAGGAAAATATGGTAAAAATTCGTTTAGTAAGATTAGGAGCAAAAAAACGTCCATTTTATAAAATAGTAATAGCTGACAGTAGATATCCTAGAAATGGAAAATTCATTGAAAAAATAGGTTTTTTTAAGCCGTTATTGAGCATAAAACATCCGCCACAAATATGCATAAATACTCTTAGAATAACACATTGGATAAAAAATGGTGCGATTATGTCCAAACGAGTTAAAAAATTAGTAAAAATACATTCTTATATTAATAAAAAAATAAAATAACAATTTTAATTATTAAAACAATGACAAAAAAATTCCTAAATATACATTTAACAATTGCTAAATTTGGAGCAGCTCACGGAATATTAGGATGGATACGAGTTTTTTCTTATACAGAAAAAAAAGAAAACATATTTGATTATGTGCCTTGGTTTATTAAGAAAGAACAAAAAATAATCAAAATTCTTCCAAAATACTGGAAAATTTTAAAGAAAACATTTTTAGTAAAAATTAACGACGTCAATAATCGATCTATGGCTCAGAAACTGACCAATTATGATATACTAATTAATCAAAAAACGTTACCTAAACTAAATAATAATGAATATTACTGGAAAGATATTGTTGATTGTACAGTATTTGACACTAATTTTATAAAATTAGGAAGGGTATCTGAACTAATTCGAACACCATCAAATGACATTTTAGTTGTAAAAGCATCAAACATAAAAAATATATCCCAAAATGACATGTTAATACCGTTTCTGCATCCACAAATCATCTCAGAAGTTAACATCAATAACAAAAAAATCGTAATAAAAAATTGGAAACAAACTTTTGAATAATACTTCCCTTCTAAATAAAAAACTATTGCTAATAAATGTAATCAGTATTTTTCCAAAAATGTTTGATATAATAAAAGATTACGGAATTACTAAAAGAGCAATACAAAAACATTTAGTTAAAATAAATGTTTTAAATCCTAGAAAATTTACTAAAAATAAATATAAAAATATTGATGATCGCCCATATGGTGGTGGTCCAGGAATGATAATGACCGCTGAACCACTATTTTTAGCTATAAATCAAGCTAAATCATTATCAAGCAACCCAGTCAAAGTTTTTTATTTATCACCTCAAGGAAAAAAATTAGATCAAAGTAAAATTATGGAATTATCTCATCAAAAACACATAATTTTATTGTGTGGGAGATATGAAGGCATAGATGAAAGATTGCTAATTAGTAAAATAATTGATGAAGAAATATCTATTGGAGATTATGTTTTAAGCGGAGGAGAATTACCAGCCATGGTCTTAATTGACTCAATATGTCGTGTAACTCCTGGAGTACTAAAAAATTCTAAAGCTATTCAAGAAGATTCATTTTATAATGGATTATTAGACTATCCTCATTATACTAGACCAAAATGTTTCAATTGTATAAAAATCCCTAATATCTTATTATCTGGAAATCATAGTGAAATTAAACGTTGGAGGTTAAAACAATCGTTAACAAAAACATGGCTAAAAAGACCAGATTTATTAAACAAATTAATTCTTACAAAAGAACAAGAATCAATATTACATGAATGTCAATCCAAAATGGATAAACCAAAAATTTAAAATTAAAAATTAAAAATTTAGAGCCAAATCTATGAATTATATTCAAAAATACGAAAAAAAACAAATTAAAAAAACGATTCCAATCTTTAAATCTGGAGATACAATTATAATCAAAGTATGGATAGTAGAAGGTACAAAAAAAAGAATCCAATTATTCGAAGGTATTGTAATAGCTATTAGAAACAGAGGTTTTAATTCATCTTTTTGTGTAAGAAAAGTTTCTAATGGCGAAGGTATTGAACGCGTTTTTCCAAAATATTCTCCAATAATTGAAGAAATAATTGTAAAGCGACATGGTGATGTTAAAAAATCAAAATTGTATTATTTACGTAATAGAATTGGAAAGTCAGCTAAAATTAGAGAACTAATAAGTAAAAAAACATCATAAAAAATAAAATACTATATGTTATTCTTAGATTTTAAAAACTATTCATGCAGTCTAATATTTAAATTATAGCTGCATGAAATATGAAATACGCTTTTTAATTAATATTAACATACACATCGCTCTTAATAAAAAGATACTAACCTTTAAATCGTACCTCCAACTGTAAGATTATTTAATTTTATAGTAGGTTGTCCAACACCAACTGGTATACTTTGTCCATTTTTTACGCAAATACCAACACCCTCATCAATTTTAAGATCATTTCCTACCATAGAAATTTCCTTCATAACATCAATTCCTGAACCAATTAACGTAACATTTTTGATCGATTTACCTATCTTTCCTTGTTTTATTAAATACGCTTCTGATGTAGAAAACACAAATTTTCCAGAAGTAATATCTACTTGACCGCCACTAAAATTTAATGCATAAATTCCATAATCAATACTACAAATAATTTCTTTGGGGTTAAATGGACCAGATAGCATATATGTATTCGTCATACGAGGTAAAGGTAAATGAGCATATGATTCTCTTCTACCATTTCCAGT
Above is a window of Buchnera aphidicola str. Bp (Baizongia pistaciae) DNA encoding:
- the rimM gene encoding ribosome maturation factor RimM (Essential for efficient processing of 16S rRNA), which translates into the protein MTKKFLNIHLTIAKFGAAHGILGWIRVFSYTEKKENIFDYVPWFIKKEQKIIKILPKYWKILKKTFLVKINDVNNRSMAQKLTNYDILINQKTLPKLNNNEYYWKDIVDCTVFDTNFIKLGRVSELIRTPSNDILVVKASNIKNISQNDMLIPFLHPQIISEVNINNKKIVIKNWKQTFE
- the rpsI gene encoding 30S ribosomal protein S9 — protein: MENMYQYGTGRRKSSSARVFLKTGTGNITINNRKLNNYFSRRTARLIILQPIEFVNMSKKCDLYITVKGGGISGQVGAIRHGISRALIKYDSSFRNELRKLGFITRDSRQVERKKVGFRKARKRPQFSKR
- the rplM gene encoding 50S ribosomal protein L13, whose amino-acid sequence is MKSFSAKSNDFKKMWYCIDATGKILGRLATNIASRLRGKHKVEYTPHVDIGDYLIVINAKNIKVTGKKCTDKFYYHHTGYVGGLKKIAFKDMLHRYPERIIEIAVRGMLPKGPLGRSMFKKLKVYANDNHNHSAQNPKILNI
- the trmD gene encoding tRNA (guanosine(37)-N1)-methyltransferase TrmD translates to MLINVISIFPKMFDIIKDYGITKRAIQKHLVKINVLNPRKFTKNKYKNIDDRPYGGGPGMIMTAEPLFLAINQAKSLSSNPVKVFYLSPQGKKLDQSKIMELSHQKHIILLCGRYEGIDERLLISKIIDEEISIGDYVLSGGELPAMVLIDSICRVTPGVLKNSKAIQEDSFYNGLLDYPHYTRPKCFNCIKIPNILLSGNHSEIKRWRLKQSLTKTWLKRPDLLNKLILTKEQESILHECQSKMDKPKI
- a CDS encoding chorismate mutase produces the protein MTLKNALLAFRNAINILDKNLINLLAKRKQLSLNIAHTKVKNNYPVRDIEREQMLLKNLTILGEKHFLNKKYIESLFSIILEDSVLTQKKWIKKYNLNKYKLEKISFLGSFGSYSHLAAQKYAKKHSKILTDKIYKNFSDVITSVEQQQSTYAILPIENQSSGLIIEVYKLLQKTPLFIIGNIYIHANHCLLAKKYTPILKIQKIYSHIQPFKQCSKFISLFPNWKLSNTTSTSEAIQHVAKENDNTIAALGNESYGELNKLEVIAKNISNKRNNITQFIILAQKKTYITNKKTHLKTIILISKKNENCEKIIRNILHKNKITLLKLKYYVTSKVLLEKIFFIEIENIYCIKHILKQFTIEIKCIKILGCF
- the rpsP gene encoding 30S ribosomal protein S16, with the protein product MVKIRLVRLGAKKRPFYKIVIADSRYPRNGKFIEKIGFFKPLLSIKHPPQICINTLRITHWIKNGAIMSKRVKKLVKIHSYINKKIK
- the rplS gene encoding 50S ribosomal protein L19; its protein translation is MNYIQKYEKKQIKKTIPIFKSGDTIIIKVWIVEGTKKRIQLFEGIVIAIRNRGFNSSFCVRKVSNGEGIERVFPKYSPIIEEIIVKRHGDVKKSKLYYLRNRIGKSAKIRELISKKTS
- the ffh gene encoding signal recognition particle protein, with protein sequence MFNNLTQRFLKIIKKISNKGRLTEKNIKETLREIRIALLEADVALPVVKNFIPSIQKSVIGNQVNKSLTPGQELIKIVKKELTLILGKENHSLNLSVTPPAIILMIGLQGSGKTTTTAKLGQLIRTKYKKKVIVTSIDIYRLAAIKQLKMLSKQAKISFFPSNNTQSPKDIVQHAIQHAKLKFYDVLLIDTAGRLQIDKKMMNELLDVYNISHPIETFFVADAMFGQDSINVINEFNKYLPVSSFIITKTDSDTRAGIILSIKYLTKKPIKFIGTGEKLEELELFYPDRIASRILGMGDMLSLIENIENKIDKKHIKKFSNTIKKYNTFNFNDMLLHINQIKKIGGVNSILGKLPKTQTIFNSFQNNIDENILLKMKTIINSMTISERHQPELIKGSRKRRISLGSGIPIPEINQLLKQFNNIKKIMKTIKKGGVTKIMQGINNIIKNKF